One segment of Paraburkholderia sp. PREW-6R DNA contains the following:
- a CDS encoding dipeptidase: MSTLHDNSIIIDGLNISKFERSVFEDMRKGGVTAVNCTVSVWESFQKTVDNIAEMKQQIREYSEILTLVRTTDDIFRAKKENKTGIIFGFQNAHAFEDNLGYIEAFKDLGVNVVQLCYNTQNLVGTGCYERDGGLSGYGREVIQEMNRVGVMVDLSHVGGKTSSEAIAASKKPVCYSHCCPSGLKEHPRNKTDEQLKEIADAGGFVGVTMFAPFLKRGPDATVEDYLEAIEYVVDLIGEDQVGIGTDFTQGYSTEFFDWITHDKGRYRQLTNFGKVVNPEGIRTIGEFPNLTAAMERAGWSETRIKKIMGENWVRVFGEVWKV; the protein is encoded by the coding sequence ATGAGCACTCTGCACGACAACAGCATCATCATCGACGGTCTGAACATTTCCAAGTTCGAACGCTCGGTGTTCGAAGACATGCGCAAGGGCGGCGTGACCGCGGTGAACTGTACGGTGTCGGTCTGGGAGAGCTTCCAGAAGACCGTCGACAACATTGCAGAAATGAAGCAGCAGATTCGCGAATACAGCGAGATCCTCACGCTCGTGCGCACCACCGACGATATTTTCCGGGCGAAGAAAGAGAACAAGACCGGCATCATCTTCGGCTTTCAGAACGCGCACGCGTTCGAGGACAACCTGGGCTATATCGAAGCCTTCAAGGACCTCGGCGTGAACGTGGTCCAGCTTTGCTACAACACGCAGAATCTGGTCGGCACCGGCTGCTATGAACGCGACGGCGGCCTGTCGGGCTACGGCCGCGAAGTGATTCAGGAGATGAATCGCGTGGGCGTGATGGTCGATCTGTCCCATGTGGGCGGCAAGACTTCGTCGGAAGCGATCGCCGCGTCGAAAAAACCGGTGTGCTACTCGCATTGCTGCCCGTCGGGCCTGAAGGAGCATCCGCGCAACAAAACTGACGAGCAACTGAAAGAGATCGCGGACGCGGGCGGTTTCGTCGGCGTGACGATGTTTGCGCCATTCCTTAAGCGCGGCCCGGACGCGACGGTCGAAGACTACCTGGAAGCGATCGAATACGTGGTCGATCTGATCGGCGAGGACCAGGTGGGTATCGGCACCGACTTCACGCAAGGCTATAGCACCGAGTTCTTCGACTGGATCACGCACGACAAGGGCCGTTATCGCCAGTTGACGAATTTTGGCAAGGTGGTGAATCCGGAAGGCATCCGCACGATTGGCGAGTTCCCGAACCTGACCGCCGCGATGGAGCGCGCGGGCTGGAGCGAAACGCGCATCAAAAAGATCATGGGCGAAAACTGGGTGCGCGTGTTCGGCGAAGTCTGGAAGGTTTGA
- a CDS encoding hybrid-cluster NAD(P)-dependent oxidoreductase yields MMRDQATFQPNPAAALSRVTQPRFWDALPARWDSDTDDTLVCCQIRQETHDVKSFFFRAPAERSFVFEPGQFITLELDIDGEPVNRCYTISSPPTRPHTISITVKRVPGGKVSNWLHDTLRVGSAVRVLGPAGEFTCARHPARKMLFLSAGSGVTPLMSMSRAHHELGEDSDIVFVHSARTPDDIIFARELDLIASNQSNFRTAYVCERVGARTNWLGVTGFLTLPLLKLIAPDFLEREIFTCGPAPYMQAVRHLLDEGGFDRRHYHEESFSFGIVEEVAAQLATAHVADALESTDPAVTMALAAEDFARARGQAAGFDPAPLSATEASAEALTEPLIEAVPEAIPQAVPGETESRFKVSFAKSNREIECGSSQHVLDAAKKAGVRLPASCTQGMCGTCKVKLLSGEVAMKHAGGIRQREIDQGMVLLCCSKPLSDLVVDK; encoded by the coding sequence ATGATGCGCGACCAGGCGACGTTTCAGCCGAACCCCGCGGCGGCTCTTAGCCGAGTGACACAGCCACGATTCTGGGACGCGCTGCCTGCGCGCTGGGACAGCGATACCGACGACACGCTCGTGTGCTGCCAGATTCGTCAGGAAACGCACGACGTCAAAAGCTTTTTCTTTCGCGCGCCTGCGGAACGGTCTTTCGTATTCGAGCCGGGGCAGTTCATCACGCTGGAACTCGACATCGACGGCGAACCGGTCAACCGCTGCTATACGATCTCGTCACCGCCTACGCGTCCCCATACGATTTCGATCACCGTGAAGCGCGTGCCAGGCGGCAAGGTGTCGAACTGGCTGCACGATACGCTACGAGTGGGCTCGGCGGTTCGCGTGCTGGGGCCAGCCGGCGAATTCACGTGCGCGCGGCATCCTGCGCGCAAGATGTTGTTTTTGTCAGCGGGCTCCGGTGTCACGCCGCTCATGTCCATGAGCCGCGCGCATCACGAACTCGGCGAAGATAGCGATATCGTGTTCGTCCATAGCGCGCGCACGCCCGACGACATCATCTTCGCCCGCGAACTGGATCTGATTGCATCGAACCAGTCGAATTTCCGCACGGCTTACGTATGTGAGCGCGTCGGCGCGCGTACGAACTGGCTGGGCGTGACCGGGTTTCTCACACTGCCTTTGCTCAAACTGATTGCGCCGGATTTTCTGGAGCGTGAGATCTTCACCTGCGGTCCCGCGCCCTATATGCAGGCCGTCCGCCATCTTCTCGATGAAGGCGGTTTTGACCGGCGCCACTACCACGAGGAAAGCTTTTCGTTCGGAATCGTCGAAGAAGTCGCGGCACAATTGGCCACCGCACATGTCGCGGATGCTTTGGAAAGCACGGACCCGGCTGTGACGATGGCGCTTGCGGCGGAAGACTTCGCGCGGGCACGCGGGCAGGCGGCAGGGTTCGATCCCGCGCCTTTGTCTGCCACCGAAGCTAGTGCGGAAGCCTTGACTGAACCCCTGATCGAGGCCGTACCCGAAGCCATACCCCAAGCCGTACCCGGCGAAACGGAGTCGCGTTTCAAAGTGAGCTTCGCGAAAAGCAATCGTGAAATCGAATGCGGCAGCAGCCAGCACGTGCTCGACGCAGCGAAGAAGGCCGGTGTGCGCCTGCCGGCATCCTGCACGCAAGGCATGTGCGGCACCTGCAAGGTCAAACTGCTGTCCGGCGAAGTGGC
- a CDS encoding electron transfer flavoprotein subunit beta/FixA family protein, which yields MKIAVLVSVGRHPVSGTARYSRNDAAALAMALGLAKQHHATLDVIHAGDPSNPALNDYLALGARTVEVLTVPATSDLPPNPVARLADRLKGYDLVLTGTRAEGAFDSGMLPYRVASALNVPLVGAAVELTLRDGCAEVRQFMPKGLRRRVDVQLPALIAVHPLANATPTYAYARLREGTIRPTAAPATLDAAANADDLAWTTRPAVAKPVRLAAAEKRSGHARMLSATTTESRGGSVVIEGSSVEKAQVILAYLREHQLVDY from the coding sequence ATGAAGATCGCCGTACTCGTTTCCGTGGGCCGTCACCCGGTGAGCGGCACCGCGCGCTACAGCCGCAACGACGCCGCCGCGCTTGCCATGGCACTCGGCCTCGCGAAGCAGCACCACGCTACGCTCGACGTCATTCATGCAGGCGATCCGTCGAACCCGGCGCTCAACGACTATCTCGCGCTGGGCGCGCGGACCGTTGAAGTGCTGACCGTGCCTGCGACTTCGGATCTTCCGCCCAACCCCGTTGCGCGCCTGGCTGACCGTCTGAAAGGTTATGACCTGGTGCTGACCGGCACGCGGGCAGAGGGCGCTTTCGACAGCGGCATGCTGCCTTATCGCGTGGCGAGCGCGCTGAACGTGCCGCTCGTCGGCGCTGCGGTTGAACTGACTTTGCGCGACGGTTGCGCCGAGGTGCGGCAATTCATGCCGAAAGGGCTGCGCCGGCGGGTCGACGTGCAGCTACCGGCGCTGATCGCCGTGCATCCACTGGCGAATGCCACGCCAACCTATGCGTATGCACGGTTGCGCGAAGGCACGATTCGCCCGACAGCCGCCCCTGCGACGTTAGACGCCGCAGCGAACGCCGACGATCTCGCGTGGACCACGCGTCCCGCTGTCGCAAAGCCAGTGCGCCTTGCCGCCGCCGAAAAGCGCTCGGGTCACGCGCGCATGCTTTCTGCCACGACGACGGAAAGCCGTGGCGGCAGCGTCGTAATTGAAGGAAGTTCTGTCGAAAAAGCACAAGTGATTCTCGCGTATTTGCGCGAGCATCAACTGGTGGATTACTGA
- a CDS encoding NADH:flavin oxidoreductase: MRYPNLFKPLTLNKLTLRNRIVSTAHAEVYAEPGGLPGDRYIRYYEEKAKGGVGLAVCGGSSPVSIDSPQGWWKSVNLSTDRIIDPLARLAEAMHRHGAKIMIQATHMGRRSAFHGEHWPHLMSPSGVREPVHRGNAKIIEVEEIRRIITDFAAAAKRVKDAGMDGVEISAAHQHLIDQFWSPRTNFRTDEWGGSLENRLRFGVEVLKAVRQAVGPDFCVGLRMCGDEFHEDGLDHEQLKEIAQAMSESGLIDYVGVIGSGADTHNTLANCMPPMALPPEPFVHLAAGIKSVVKLPVMHAQSIRDAGQAERLLASGTVDLVGMTRAQIADPHMVIKIRDGREDEIKQCVGANYCIDRQYNGLDVLCVQNAATSREATMPHVIAKTRGPKRKVVVVGAGPAGLEAARVAKSRGHDVVLFEKNDHVGGQIMLAAKAPQREQMAGIVRWFDMETKRLGVDRRLGVAADEKAIMAEKPDIVVLATGGSSFTSQVAGWGVDEGLAVSSWDVLSGRVEPGRNVLVYDGVSTHAGAGVADFMSSRGSNVEIVTPDVKVADDVGGTTFPIFYRRLYAQGVIHTPNYWLDKVYEESGKKIAVIRNEYTEEQEERAVDQVVIENGSTPNDELYWKLKPESLNRGQVDVHKLFASEPQPSLSEELGNGRFLLFRVGDCISMHNIHGAIYDALRLCKDF, from the coding sequence ATGCGTTACCCGAATCTTTTCAAGCCTCTCACGTTGAACAAGCTGACGTTGCGCAACCGCATCGTCAGTACCGCGCATGCGGAAGTGTATGCGGAGCCGGGCGGCCTGCCTGGCGATCGCTATATCCGCTATTACGAAGAGAAGGCCAAGGGTGGCGTCGGCCTCGCGGTGTGCGGCGGTTCGAGCCCGGTGTCGATCGACAGCCCGCAAGGCTGGTGGAAGTCGGTCAACCTGTCCACCGACAGGATCATCGATCCGCTCGCGAGGCTCGCTGAAGCGATGCATCGGCATGGCGCAAAGATCATGATTCAGGCGACGCACATGGGACGCCGTTCGGCGTTTCATGGCGAGCACTGGCCGCATCTGATGTCGCCTTCGGGCGTGCGGGAGCCGGTGCACCGCGGCAACGCGAAGATCATCGAAGTGGAGGAAATCCGCCGCATCATCACCGACTTCGCGGCCGCCGCGAAACGGGTAAAAGACGCGGGCATGGACGGCGTCGAAATCTCGGCGGCGCACCAGCACCTGATCGACCAGTTCTGGAGCCCGCGCACGAACTTCCGTACCGACGAATGGGGCGGCTCGCTCGAAAACCGTCTGCGTTTCGGCGTGGAAGTGCTGAAGGCCGTGCGCCAAGCGGTGGGCCCGGATTTCTGCGTGGGTCTGCGCATGTGCGGTGACGAGTTCCATGAAGACGGGCTTGATCACGAACAACTTAAAGAGATCGCGCAGGCGATGAGCGAGAGCGGGCTGATCGATTACGTCGGCGTGATCGGTTCGGGCGCCGATACGCACAACACGCTCGCCAACTGCATGCCGCCGATGGCGCTGCCGCCCGAGCCGTTCGTGCATCTCGCAGCCGGCATCAAATCCGTGGTGAAGCTGCCCGTGATGCATGCGCAAAGTATTCGCGACGCGGGCCAGGCGGAACGTCTGCTGGCAAGCGGCACGGTCGACCTGGTCGGCATGACGCGCGCGCAGATTGCCGACCCGCACATGGTCATCAAGATCCGCGACGGCCGTGAAGATGAAATCAAACAGTGTGTGGGCGCGAATTACTGTATCGACCGCCAGTACAACGGGCTCGACGTGCTGTGTGTGCAGAACGCCGCGACATCCCGCGAAGCGACCATGCCGCATGTCATTGCGAAAACGCGTGGTCCGAAGCGCAAGGTCGTCGTGGTCGGCGCGGGTCCCGCCGGACTCGAAGCGGCACGCGTGGCGAAGTCGCGCGGACACGACGTGGTGCTGTTCGAGAAAAACGATCATGTGGGCGGCCAGATCATGCTCGCCGCGAAAGCGCCGCAGCGCGAACAGATGGCGGGCATCGTGCGCTGGTTCGACATGGAGACGAAGCGCCTCGGCGTGGATCGCCGTCTCGGTGTCGCCGCCGACGAGAAAGCCATCATGGCAGAGAAGCCGGACATCGTCGTGCTGGCGACGGGCGGCTCTTCGTTCACGTCGCAGGTGGCGGGCTGGGGCGTCGACGAAGGGCTCGCCGTCAGTTCGTGGGACGTGCTCTCCGGCCGTGTCGAGCCCGGCAGGAATGTGCTCGTGTACGACGGTGTCAGCACCCATGCGGGCGCGGGCGTGGCGGACTTCATGTCGAGCCGCGGCTCGAACGTGGAGATCGTGACGCCAGACGTGAAAGTGGCTGACGACGTTGGCGGCACGACGTTCCCGATCTTCTACCGCCGCCTTTACGCGCAAGGCGTGATTCACACGCCGAACTACTGGCTCGACAAGGTGTACGAGGAAAGCGGAAAGAAAATCGCCGTGATCCGCAACGAGTACACCGAGGAGCAGGAAGAGCGGGCGGTGGATCAGGTGGTCATCGAAAACGGTAGCACGCCTAACGACGAACTGTACTGGAAGCTCAAACCCGAGTCGCTGAACCGTGGTCAGGTGGACGTGCACAAGCTGTTCGCGTCCGAGCCGCAACCGTCGCTCAGCGAAGAACTGGGCAATGGCCGCTTCCTGCTGTTTCGCGTGGGCGATTGCATTTCGATGCACAACATTCATGGCGCGATCTACGACGCGCTGCGTCTTTGCAAGGATTTCTGA
- a CDS encoding aromatic ring-hydroxylating dioxygenase subunit alpha produces MKVSADVRALIERRKKNYTLEAPFYTSEDIFALDMDAIFRQHWIQVAVEPDVPEPGDYITVELGHDSILIVRDDDMQVRAFHNVCRHRGARLCNSEKGSLGNIVCPYHSWTYNLNGDLMFAEHMGEQFDRCKHSLKAVHVQNLAGLIFICLADEPPTDFAVMRAAMEPYLQPHDLASCKIAAAIDIIEEGNWKLTMENNRECYHCVANHPELTISLYEYGFGYQRTPANEEGMAAFEETVARRTAQWDAMKLPSAEIDRLADLVTGFRTQRLPLDRDGESQTMDAKVASKKLLGGFEQADLGGLSFWTQPNSWHHFMSDHIVSFSVIPLSAGKTLVRTKWLVHKDAREGIDYDVNNLTAVWRATNDQDRALVEYSQRGATSSAYEPGPYSPFTEGLVEKFCEWYIARMAEYSNAPPSQEMGGAATASHGEKVVSFMR; encoded by the coding sequence ATGAAAGTCTCGGCAGACGTTCGCGCACTGATCGAACGCCGCAAAAAGAATTACACGCTGGAAGCACCGTTCTATACGAGCGAAGACATCTTCGCGCTCGATATGGACGCGATCTTTCGGCAACACTGGATCCAGGTGGCCGTGGAACCGGATGTGCCCGAACCGGGCGATTACATCACGGTGGAGCTGGGCCACGACTCGATTCTGATCGTGCGCGACGACGACATGCAGGTGCGTGCGTTCCACAATGTGTGCCGCCATCGTGGCGCGCGTCTGTGCAATTCGGAGAAAGGCTCGCTCGGCAATATCGTCTGTCCTTATCACAGCTGGACGTACAACCTGAACGGCGATCTGATGTTCGCCGAACACATGGGCGAGCAATTCGACCGCTGCAAGCACAGCCTGAAAGCGGTGCATGTGCAGAATCTGGCCGGGCTGATTTTTATCTGCCTCGCCGACGAACCGCCTACGGACTTCGCAGTGATGCGAGCCGCAATGGAGCCTTATCTGCAACCGCACGATCTGGCCAGCTGCAAGATTGCCGCAGCGATCGACATTATCGAAGAAGGCAACTGGAAACTCACGATGGAGAACAATCGTGAGTGCTATCACTGTGTGGCGAACCATCCTGAACTGACTATTTCGTTGTACGAATACGGATTCGGCTATCAGCGCACGCCCGCAAACGAAGAGGGCATGGCCGCGTTCGAAGAAACGGTCGCGCGCCGTACTGCGCAATGGGACGCCATGAAGCTGCCGTCCGCTGAAATCGACCGGCTTGCTGACCTGGTGACGGGTTTTCGCACGCAACGGTTGCCGCTCGACCGCGACGGCGAATCGCAGACCATGGACGCGAAGGTGGCTTCGAAAAAGCTGCTCGGCGGTTTCGAGCAGGCGGATCTTGGCGGATTGTCGTTCTGGACCCAGCCCAATTCGTGGCATCACTTCATGAGCGACCACATTGTCAGCTTTTCGGTAATCCCGCTCTCGGCAGGCAAAACGCTGGTGCGCACGAAATGGCTCGTTCATAAAGACGCGCGCGAAGGCATCGATTACGACGTGAATAACCTCACTGCCGTGTGGCGCGCGACGAACGACCAGGATCGCGCGCTCGTCGAGTATTCGCAGCGCGGTGCGACCAGCAGCGCCTACGAACCGGGTCCTTATTCGCCGTTCACCGAAGGTCTCGTCGAGAAGTTCTGCGAATGGTATATCGCGCGCATGGCCGAATACAGCAATGCGCCGCCGTCGCAAGAGATGGGCGGTGCCGCGACTGCTTCACACGGCGAGAAAGTTGTTTCCTTCATGCGCTGA
- a CDS encoding (Fe-S)-binding protein: MSPVFVITVLLWLSLAGLAFALARRAAYWREGRATAAGAYGWMNLLAIPKRYFVDLHHVVARDPYIAKTHVATAGGAIGAMALVFVNYGLAIYSPWLDKLIFLCALVMLAGVVFVWRRRHGANAVPARLSRGPWDHLPLLLGSFALGLVLFFALPAAAMSGALAMIVALLIAAGAFAMTFGAARGGPMKHALAGLLHLAFHPRQERFAGRNDNDVVPPTALKVPLLDAQEYGVGKPVEFRWNQLLSFDACVQCGKCEAACPAFAAGQPLNPKKLIQDLVTGMVGGTDLGYAGSPTPGIPVGKHGGAPDKPLISSLIEADTLWSCTTCRACVQECPMLIEHVDAIVDMRRNQTLVEGNVPGKGPITLSNLRETGSSNGYDIGARYDWAVDLQVQVAQPGRAVDVLLIAGEGAFDMRYQRTLRALVKVLNRAGIDYAVLGGVETDTGDTARRLGDEATFQQLAHKLIGTLSQYSFRKIVTADPHVLHSLRNEYRALGGFYEVQHHTALIESLVASGKLTPRAVAAFADRKVTYHDPCYLGRYNGETEAPRRLLKTIGIQVVEMERSGMRGRCCGGGGGAPLTDIPGKRRIPDIRIDDARAIGAEVVAVGCPNCTAMLEGVVGPRPEVLDVAELVAAALE; the protein is encoded by the coding sequence ATGAGCCCCGTGTTTGTCATCACTGTCCTGTTGTGGTTGTCGCTGGCGGGGCTGGCGTTCGCGCTCGCGCGGCGCGCAGCATACTGGCGCGAAGGCCGCGCGACCGCCGCGGGCGCGTATGGCTGGATGAACCTGCTGGCTATCCCGAAGCGCTATTTCGTCGACCTGCACCACGTGGTGGCGCGCGACCCGTACATCGCGAAGACGCACGTCGCCACGGCGGGCGGTGCAATCGGCGCAATGGCGCTGGTATTCGTCAACTATGGTCTTGCTATCTACTCGCCGTGGCTCGACAAGCTGATCTTTCTTTGCGCGCTCGTGATGCTGGCGGGGGTCGTGTTCGTATGGCGCCGCCGGCATGGCGCGAATGCGGTGCCGGCGCGGCTTTCGCGCGGACCGTGGGACCATCTGCCGCTGCTGCTCGGGTCGTTCGCACTTGGCCTCGTGCTGTTTTTCGCGTTGCCGGCTGCCGCTATGTCGGGTGCGCTCGCGATGATCGTCGCATTGCTGATCGCGGCGGGCGCTTTCGCGATGACGTTTGGCGCGGCGCGCGGCGGCCCGATGAAGCATGCGCTGGCCGGTCTGCTGCATCTCGCGTTTCATCCGCGCCAGGAGCGTTTTGCCGGGCGTAACGACAACGACGTCGTGCCGCCGACCGCGCTCAAAGTGCCGCTGCTCGATGCACAGGAGTACGGCGTGGGCAAGCCGGTCGAGTTTCGCTGGAACCAGTTGCTCAGTTTCGACGCGTGCGTTCAGTGCGGCAAATGCGAAGCGGCCTGTCCCGCATTCGCCGCGGGTCAGCCGCTCAATCCGAAGAAACTGATTCAGGATCTCGTCACCGGGATGGTGGGCGGAACGGATTTGGGATACGCGGGCAGTCCCACCCCGGGCATTCCTGTCGGCAAGCATGGCGGTGCGCCAGACAAGCCGCTGATCTCCAGCCTGATCGAAGCCGACACGCTGTGGTCCTGCACCACCTGCCGCGCCTGTGTGCAGGAGTGCCCGATGCTGATCGAGCACGTGGACGCGATCGTGGATATGCGCCGCAACCAGACGCTCGTGGAAGGCAACGTACCGGGCAAGGGGCCGATCACGCTCTCCAACCTGCGTGAGACGGGCAGCTCGAACGGTTACGACATCGGCGCGCGCTACGACTGGGCCGTGGACTTGCAGGTGCAGGTTGCACAGCCGGGGCGTGCCGTCGACGTGCTGCTGATTGCCGGCGAAGGCGCATTCGACATGCGTTACCAGCGCACGCTGCGCGCACTGGTCAAAGTGCTGAATCGCGCAGGTATCGATTACGCGGTGCTAGGCGGCGTGGAAACCGACACGGGCGACACGGCGCGGCGTCTTGGCGACGAAGCGACATTCCAGCAACTCGCGCACAAGCTGATCGGCACGCTTTCGCAGTACTCGTTCCGCAAGATCGTCACTGCGGACCCGCACGTGCTGCACAGTTTGCGTAACGAGTATCGCGCGCTCGGCGGATTCTATGAAGTGCAGCATCACACGGCACTGATCGAGTCACTCGTCGCGAGCGGGAAATTGACGCCGCGCGCGGTGGCGGCCTTCGCGGATCGCAAGGTCACGTATCACGACCCGTGCTATCTGGGCCGCTACAACGGTGAAACGGAGGCGCCGCGCCGTCTGCTGAAAACGATTGGCATACAGGTCGTGGAAATGGAGCGTAGCGGCATGCGCGGGCGCTGCTGTGGTGGCGGAGGCGGTGCGCCGCTGACTGACATTCCAGGCAAGCGCCGCATTCCGGATATCCGTATCGACGACGCCCGCGCGATCGGGGCCGAAGTGGTGGCGGTCGGCTGCCCGAATTGCACGGCCATGCTGGAAGGCGTGGTCGGTCCGCGCCCGGAAGTGCTGGACGTTGCCGAACTGGTCGCAGCCGCGCTGGAGTAA
- a CDS encoding DUF5943 domain-containing protein encodes MQPQLPIDVDANTGVWTTDALPMLYVPRHFFTNNHTAVEEALGVDTYAGILYKAGYKSAYYWCDKEAKQHGISGMAVFEHYLNRLSQRGWGIFRITEADPSSARARVELHYSSFVLAQPGKEGKLCYMFAGWFAGAMDWVNDTAPDSARKGPPSFSKEAQCAAEHHDHCVFEVSPLAS; translated from the coding sequence ATGCAACCGCAACTGCCTATCGACGTCGATGCGAACACCGGCGTCTGGACCACCGACGCGCTGCCGATGCTTTACGTGCCGCGCCATTTCTTCACCAACAATCACACTGCCGTCGAAGAAGCGCTGGGCGTCGATACGTATGCCGGGATTCTCTACAAGGCCGGCTACAAGTCCGCGTATTACTGGTGCGACAAGGAAGCGAAACAGCACGGCATTTCTGGCATGGCGGTTTTCGAGCACTACCTGAACCGTCTGTCGCAGCGCGGCTGGGGCATTTTCCGGATTACCGAAGCCGATCCGTCGAGCGCGCGGGCGCGCGTCGAGTTGCATTACTCGTCGTTCGTGCTGGCGCAGCCGGGCAAGGAGGGCAAGCTCTGCTACATGTTCGCCGGCTGGTTTGCGGGCGCGATGGACTGGGTCAACGACACGGCGCCCGATTCGGCGCGCAAGGGTCCGCCTTCGTTCTCGAAAGAAGCGCAATGCGCGGCCGAGCATCACGATCACTGCGTGTTCGAAGTGTCGCCGCTCGCGTCCTGA
- a CDS encoding electron transfer flavoprotein subunit alpha/FixB family protein — MNTLKRIDPRRPFTITADGLRRITLGMMASAGEMDFTAQGSASSHRNEAKPRRTNTAPQRTLLVAAHADRGALDDHARQTLAAAALIADASTEVVLLVFGAFTGDVAALGADKLIELPAFDRRRFAPVEELNALAACVAAYAPIHVFLPDNATGDGDLGRRYAATANASVATHVVEIDAAHVASYIRANTAFASRSLPDVVLLAANAVDPKLPFVGAGERVTWHIDEARATSNGSVRDLGVEEIDAAQLALEEADFIVSAGNGVSDVPAFERLAATLGAAIGASRVAVDDGRFTRDKQIGATGKTVEASVYIAFGISGAVQHLQGIKDCRHVIAVNLDASAPIAARANLTLIADAQETIAALNEAAAAARSARGTGAALLGSATLAEGALV; from the coding sequence ATGAACACGCTTAAACGAATCGACCCGCGCCGGCCGTTCACGATCACGGCCGACGGGCTCAGGCGCATCACGCTGGGCATGATGGCGAGTGCGGGCGAGATGGATTTCACGGCGCAGGGCTCTGCCTCGTCGCATCGAAACGAGGCCAAACCGCGCCGCACGAACACGGCGCCGCAGCGCACGCTGCTGGTCGCGGCGCATGCGGATCGCGGCGCGCTCGACGACCACGCGCGCCAGACACTCGCCGCCGCCGCATTGATCGCCGATGCTTCCACGGAAGTGGTGCTGCTCGTATTCGGCGCGTTCACTGGCGACGTTGCGGCGCTCGGCGCGGACAAACTGATCGAGTTGCCGGCATTCGACCGCCGCAGGTTCGCGCCGGTCGAAGAACTGAACGCGCTGGCCGCGTGCGTGGCCGCATACGCGCCGATACACGTTTTCCTGCCCGATAACGCCACCGGCGACGGCGATCTGGGGCGCCGTTATGCGGCGACAGCGAATGCCAGCGTCGCGACCCACGTCGTGGAGATCGATGCCGCGCACGTGGCCAGTTATATCCGCGCGAATACGGCGTTTGCGTCGCGCTCGTTGCCGGACGTGGTGCTGCTCGCAGCGAATGCGGTCGATCCGAAGCTGCCGTTCGTCGGCGCGGGCGAGCGGGTGACGTGGCACATCGATGAGGCGCGGGCTACATCGAATGGCAGCGTGCGCGATCTCGGCGTGGAGGAGATCGACGCCGCGCAACTCGCGCTGGAAGAGGCCGACTTCATTGTGTCCGCGGGGAACGGCGTGAGCGATGTGCCGGCCTTCGAGCGTCTTGCCGCCACGTTGGGCGCCGCGATCGGCGCAAGCCGGGTTGCCGTGGACGACGGCCGCTTCACGCGCGACAAGCAGATCGGTGCAACGGGCAAGACTGTCGAGGCAAGCGTGTATATCGCATTCGGTATTTCGGGCGCGGTGCAGCATTTGCAGGGCATCAAGGACTGCCGCCACGTGATCGCGGTGAATCTGGACGCAAGCGCGCCGATCGCCGCGCGCGCCAACCTCACGTTGATCGCGGATGCACAGGAAACCATCGCTGCGCTCAACGAAGCGGCGGCCGCGGCGCGCAGCGCGCGCGGAACCGGCGCGGCGTTGCTCGGTTCCGCAACCCTTGCCGAAGGAGCGCTCGTATGA